Proteins from a genomic interval of Nostoc sp. TCL240-02:
- the dpdE gene encoding protein DpdE: MIKLGLLVQSQNNSLGIGKVTEISDTNANVEYFCSIGQRLQKTLPLSSLSEVRLEPQARCYIKYQTQDKWIVGRVFIWDEDTEMYQIDLPDKKTAIATEEDIYVRCNLPNTDPIETLAMKGHETPYFHDKRLAFVKSLIKQRAVSRGMTGLISANINLYPHQVEVVRRVLEDPIQRYLLADEVGLGKTIEAGAILRQFLLDEPKKGAVVLVPQYLLKQWRTELENKFYISHFGKRVAMLAVEDIHKINLKARIGCLILDEAHHIAAMATSKDATVRQRFQTCKELAHKSDRLLLLSATPVLNHEQDFLAMLHLLDPATYKIGDLAGFRAKVESRQEIGRLLLSFKEGAEPVVLKSNLQQLRNLLAEDKYFLKLADDLENCLQANSTEQDQIVQAIRTHVSDIYRLHRRMLRNRRAAVEDVIFDRNFTPKEEYDLDERSPDIHELLNQWRSVAPAEKPYQRIFLLLFLAAGTWLGILEQLITARLTGKPDAKLIQEFKEDDLRVLTTTPKFFEEEEILQSFLKIIRQPQEDGGRTENLKTVLLNQLGTYFKIPANVRKNQKEFITRIQQRIKRPITGDILPKFIVFTSFVQSCGEIVRYLSDTFGAETIVKHQFGESPDKVEEGLNKFKNNPNCFILVCDRSGEEGLNLQFADWLIHFDLPWSPNQLEQRLGRLDRIGSKIGVQSCVLIGPYLEDSPHNAWYQVLKDGFGIFQQSIASLQFYVDDKLAELETALFQSSAAGLLEMISPIQEQIEAEIAKISEQNALDEIDANDEIATEYFQDLDNYDACHLEMKRAIEGWICEALGFRGLNNPDSSEMRRYQPSTRTLVPINELKNRFADSYLDQFGTYNRRVANQNPGIKLFRVGEGFVEALWNYINWDDRGEAFAMWRTDASWDAKEGKEWFGFQCNYVVEANLRVAKQVLLDNKLDSSQFKNLQRRVDALFPPIIETIYVDGRNEPIRVVEDKALLSILQRPYKDKNSNQGRDYNLAKERLGIIDDFVDPSKWQNFCYQVRNTSAELLSNRPDFLDLCQSCAKVADKKLANRVEQLRLRLNQQSWDNALAEELKIETALNAAILQGIRQPQIRLDSVGFIVVSGRSLVQFE, from the coding sequence ATGATTAAGCTCGGTTTATTGGTACAGTCCCAGAATAACTCTTTGGGTATCGGCAAAGTTACGGAAATATCTGATACCAATGCAAACGTTGAGTATTTTTGCTCTATAGGGCAGCGTCTTCAAAAAACTTTACCTTTAAGTTCTCTCTCTGAAGTCAGGCTTGAACCACAGGCTCGATGCTATATTAAGTACCAAACTCAGGATAAATGGATAGTTGGGAGAGTTTTCATTTGGGATGAAGATACAGAAATGTATCAAATTGATTTACCAGATAAGAAAACTGCGATCGCTACTGAAGAAGACATTTACGTTCGTTGTAATCTCCCAAACACAGACCCCATCGAAACTTTAGCGATGAAGGGTCACGAAACGCCTTACTTCCACGACAAAAGATTGGCTTTCGTCAAATCCTTGATTAAGCAACGCGCTGTCAGTCGCGGAATGACAGGACTGATTTCGGCAAATATTAATCTTTATCCTCACCAAGTTGAAGTTGTGCGGCGGGTACTGGAAGACCCAATTCAACGCTACTTGCTAGCAGACGAGGTGGGACTCGGAAAAACCATCGAAGCGGGTGCGATTCTGCGTCAATTCCTTTTGGATGAACCGAAAAAGGGTGCGGTGGTATTAGTTCCGCAATACTTGCTTAAACAATGGCGGACTGAGTTAGAAAACAAGTTTTACATTTCCCATTTTGGCAAACGGGTAGCGATGCTGGCGGTTGAAGATATTCATAAAATCAACCTGAAAGCGAGGATAGGCTGCTTAATTTTAGATGAAGCTCATCATATCGCAGCAATGGCGACTTCCAAAGATGCAACAGTGCGCCAGCGTTTTCAGACTTGTAAAGAACTTGCTCATAAAAGCGATCGCTTACTTTTATTATCTGCCACTCCTGTTCTCAATCATGAGCAAGATTTCTTGGCAATGTTGCACTTGCTCGACCCAGCAACCTATAAAATTGGTGATTTAGCAGGTTTTCGTGCCAAAGTTGAAAGCCGTCAGGAAATTGGTAGACTTCTGCTTTCTTTCAAAGAAGGTGCTGAACCCGTTGTTCTCAAAAGCAACTTGCAGCAACTACGAAACCTCTTAGCTGAGGATAAGTATTTCCTGAAGCTGGCGGATGATTTAGAAAATTGTTTACAAGCAAATTCTACCGAGCAAGATCAAATAGTCCAAGCGATTCGTACTCACGTCAGCGATATCTATCGACTACACCGCCGAATGCTTCGCAACCGTCGCGCGGCGGTAGAAGATGTGATATTTGACCGCAATTTTACACCCAAAGAAGAGTACGATTTAGACGAGCGATCGCCTGATATCCACGAACTCCTCAATCAATGGCGTAGTGTTGCTCCTGCTGAAAAGCCATATCAGCGAATTTTTCTGCTGTTATTTCTAGCGGCTGGTACTTGGTTAGGCATTTTAGAGCAGTTAATTACCGCCCGCTTAACTGGTAAGCCTGATGCTAAACTCATCCAGGAGTTTAAAGAAGATGATCTTCGCGTCTTAACTACAACCCCCAAATTCTTTGAGGAAGAAGAGATTCTGCAATCCTTCCTTAAAATTATTCGTCAACCCCAAGAAGACGGAGGACGGACGGAAAATTTAAAAACTGTACTGCTGAATCAGCTAGGTACATACTTCAAAATTCCCGCAAACGTTCGGAAGAATCAAAAGGAATTCATCACGAGAATACAGCAGAGAATCAAAAGACCAATTACTGGCGATATTCTGCCCAAATTTATTGTATTCACCAGTTTTGTCCAAAGTTGTGGCGAAATAGTCCGGTATTTGTCTGATACCTTTGGTGCAGAGACAATCGTCAAACATCAATTTGGAGAATCACCAGACAAAGTTGAGGAAGGCTTAAATAAGTTTAAGAATAACCCAAACTGCTTTATTTTAGTATGCGATCGCTCAGGAGAAGAAGGGCTTAATCTCCAATTTGCCGATTGGTTAATTCATTTTGACCTTCCTTGGTCGCCTAATCAATTAGAGCAAAGACTTGGCAGACTTGACCGCATTGGCAGCAAAATTGGAGTCCAATCTTGTGTTTTGATTGGCCCCTATTTGGAAGATAGCCCTCACAATGCTTGGTATCAAGTATTAAAAGATGGATTTGGTATTTTCCAGCAATCAATTGCAAGTTTACAGTTTTATGTGGATGATAAGCTTGCAGAATTAGAAACAGCTTTATTTCAATCAAGTGCTGCTGGATTATTAGAGATGATTTCGCCAATTCAAGAGCAAATTGAAGCCGAAATTGCAAAAATTAGCGAACAAAATGCTCTTGATGAAATTGACGCTAACGATGAAATTGCCACCGAATATTTTCAAGACCTCGATAATTACGATGCTTGTCATCTAGAAATGAAACGAGCAATTGAAGGCTGGATTTGTGAGGCGCTGGGATTTCGAGGACTGAATAATCCCGACTCATCAGAAATGCGACGTTATCAACCATCAACGCGGACATTGGTTCCGATAAATGAGTTAAAAAATCGTTTTGCTGATAGTTATCTAGACCAATTTGGTACTTATAACCGCAGAGTTGCAAACCAGAATCCTGGTATTAAACTCTTTCGAGTTGGGGAAGGATTTGTCGAAGCACTCTGGAACTATATAAACTGGGATGACCGAGGTGAAGCCTTTGCAATGTGGCGCACTGATGCATCTTGGGATGCGAAAGAAGGAAAAGAGTGGTTCGGTTTTCAATGCAATTATGTAGTCGAGGCAAATTTAAGAGTTGCCAAGCAAGTTTTACTAGATAACAAACTCGATAGTTCTCAATTCAAAAACTTGCAACGACGTGTTGATGCTCTATTTCCGCCAATTATAGAAACTATCTATGTTGATGGTCGCAATGAGCCAATCCGCGTTGTTGAAGATAAAGCTCTCTTAAGTATTCTCCAACGTCCATATAAAGATAAAAACAGTAATCAAGGACGAGATTACAATCTGGCAAAAGAGCGCTTAGGAATTATTGACGATTTTGTTGACCCTAGTAAATGGCAAAATTTCTGCTATCAAGTACGTAATACTTCTGCGGAATTACTTTCAAATCGTCCCGATTTTCTTGACTTATGCCAAAGTTGTGCTAAGGTCGCCGATAAGAAATTAGCCAATAGAGTAGAACAATTACGCCTGCGTCTAAACCAACAAAGTTGGGATAACGCATTAGCTGAAGAATTGAAAATAGAAACTGCTTTAAATGCAGCCATTCTCCAAGGTATTCGCCAGCCTCAGATTAGGCTTGATTCTGTCGGCTTTATTGTTGTATCGGGGCGATCGCTCGTGCAATTTGAATGA
- a CDS encoding DUF4350 domain-containing protein, translated as MKRSNRLAWMGAIALAAIVLLTLLVAPNNTKISTGSTYNRASDGYGAWYAFMQQKGISIKRWQKPFSDIQPENSPVTFLQVSAYPRETALNGQEREWVEKGNTLVILGAGARVTEAEFSTMQKSPQGDIKIDTRRRYQKANSKQVDLGDRFGAVVWEKSYKQGKVIFSTTPYLAANAYQDYLSNFKYLASLVTEKSNTVIVDEYIHGYKDADVRKKESEGDLSSFFAKTPLFPILIQLGILLLVLTWAQNRRFGKPVALDAPVTDNSEAYIQALAGVLQKADTTDFVVEMVGKQEQLQLQKALGLGQVLLEPQALINFWKKKTGISAAELDAVLKLQSHKQPISERELLSWLGKWRNIRKIRNS; from the coding sequence ATGAAACGTTCAAATCGCCTTGCTTGGATGGGAGCGATCGCACTAGCTGCGATCGTTTTGCTTACTTTGTTAGTGGCTCCCAATAATACAAAAATTAGCACTGGCTCTACTTATAACCGCGCCTCTGATGGGTATGGTGCTTGGTATGCTTTTATGCAACAAAAAGGAATTTCTATCAAGCGTTGGCAAAAACCTTTTAGTGATATTCAGCCAGAAAATAGCCCAGTTACCTTTCTACAGGTAAGCGCCTATCCAAGGGAGACAGCATTGAATGGTCAAGAGCGGGAATGGGTAGAAAAAGGGAATACTTTGGTAATTTTGGGTGCGGGGGCGCGGGTTACAGAAGCGGAGTTTAGCACTATGCAAAAATCTCCTCAAGGTGATATCAAAATTGATACACGTAGACGGTATCAGAAAGCTAACTCCAAGCAAGTTGATTTAGGCGATCGCTTTGGTGCTGTTGTCTGGGAAAAAAGTTACAAACAGGGAAAGGTAATTTTTTCTACCACCCCTTATCTAGCCGCCAACGCTTATCAAGACTATTTAAGTAATTTCAAGTATTTAGCTAGTTTAGTAACTGAAAAAAGTAACACAGTAATTGTTGATGAATACATCCACGGCTATAAAGATGCTGATGTCAGAAAAAAAGAAAGCGAAGGTGATTTATCTAGCTTTTTTGCTAAAACTCCTTTATTTCCAATACTAATACAGTTAGGTATTCTGCTATTGGTGCTAACTTGGGCCCAGAATCGCCGCTTTGGGAAGCCAGTGGCTTTAGATGCACCAGTTACAGATAATAGCGAAGCATACATCCAAGCTTTAGCGGGAGTCTTGCAGAAAGCTGATACCACCGACTTTGTTGTCGAGATGGTGGGTAAACAAGAACAACTCCAACTACAAAAAGCCTTGGGATTAGGACAAGTACTTTTAGAACCTCAAGCCTTGATCAATTTCTGGAAAAAAAAAACAGGCATAAGTGCAGCAGAATTAGATGCAGTTTTAAAGCTACAATCCCACAAACAACCCATCAGTGAGCGAGAACTGTTAAGCTGGTTGGGCAAATGGCGAAATATTAGGAAAATTCGTAATTCGTAA
- a CDS encoding MoxR family ATPase, with product MSETHPILIRLGQGLNQVVVGQSSLIQQLLVALLAGGHVILEGVPGTGKTLLVKVLAQLIQGDFRRIQLTPDVLPSDITGTNIFDLNSRNFTLKKGPIFTEVLLADEINRTPPKTQAALLEAMEEMQVTLDGESLPLPDLFWVIATQNPLEFEGTYPLPEAQLDRFLFKLVVDYPDQAAEKQMLLNRQAGFSARRLDISRLKPIATVADILQARQAVKEVKVSEAIVDYLLALVRISRQYPDLTLGASPRAAGAWLQTSQALAWLAGRDFVTPDDVKAVASPLLRHRLILKPEAMLDGLQMDAVIASVINQVPVPR from the coding sequence ATGAGCGAAACTCATCCTATCTTAATTCGCCTTGGTCAAGGTCTTAATCAAGTAGTTGTTGGACAATCGAGCCTAATACAACAACTTTTAGTAGCACTACTAGCGGGTGGACACGTAATTTTAGAAGGAGTACCAGGAACTGGTAAAACTCTCCTGGTAAAAGTATTAGCACAGTTAATCCAAGGGGATTTTCGCCGAATTCAACTAACACCAGATGTCTTACCTTCAGATATTACTGGGACAAATATTTTTGACTTGAATAGCCGCAATTTTACTTTGAAAAAAGGGCCAATATTTACCGAAGTGCTGCTAGCAGACGAAATCAATCGTACTCCTCCAAAGACACAAGCGGCACTGCTGGAAGCGATGGAAGAGATGCAGGTAACATTGGATGGTGAAAGTTTGCCCTTACCAGATTTATTTTGGGTGATTGCAACCCAAAACCCTTTGGAATTTGAGGGGACTTATCCTTTACCAGAAGCGCAATTGGATAGATTTTTATTTAAGTTAGTGGTAGATTACCCAGATCAAGCTGCGGAAAAGCAAATGTTACTCAATCGTCAGGCTGGGTTTTCAGCAAGGCGTTTGGATATTAGCCGTTTGAAACCAATCGCAACAGTAGCCGACATCTTACAAGCACGACAAGCAGTTAAAGAAGTTAAAGTATCAGAAGCGATCGTTGATTATTTGTTAGCCTTGGTGAGAATATCGCGTCAATATCCCGATTTAACCTTGGGTGCATCACCTCGCGCTGCTGGTGCTTGGTTGCAGACATCTCAAGCATTAGCGTGGTTAGCTGGCAGAGATTTTGTCACACCAGATGATGTGAAAGCAGTTGCATCGCCACTGCTGCGTCATCGCCTCATTTTGAAACCAGAAGCAATGCTGGATGGTTTACAAATGGATGCGGTAATTGCGTCGGTAATTAATCAAGTACCAGTTCCAAGGTGA
- a CDS encoding YbjN domain-containing protein: MASYQETVTSDESINELIAETTGINHLEVIENVIDSLEQDDSAMVSHTPEGGYLWKFKYGSVEVFVQLNGTTDEDTITVWSAVLNLPAKDEPRLLRYLLELNCSSTFEARFGIIENRVVVISTRTLAELSPGEVSRLITIVATIADNNDEALQSEFGAT; the protein is encoded by the coding sequence ATGGCAAGCTACCAAGAAACCGTAACTAGTGACGAATCCATTAATGAGCTAATCGCCGAGACAACAGGCATTAACCATCTGGAGGTGATTGAAAATGTCATCGACTCTTTGGAACAAGATGATAGTGCGATGGTTAGCCATACTCCAGAGGGTGGCTATCTCTGGAAGTTTAAGTACGGAAGTGTAGAGGTATTTGTCCAACTCAACGGTACAACCGATGAAGACACCATAACGGTTTGGTCTGCGGTGCTAAATTTACCTGCTAAAGATGAACCCAGATTACTGCGTTATCTGTTGGAGTTGAACTGCTCCAGCACTTTTGAAGCGCGTTTTGGTATTATAGAAAACAGAGTGGTTGTGATCTCAACACGCACCTTAGCGGAGTTATCTCCCGGCGAAGTGTCTCGCCTCATCACCATTGTGGCAACAATCGCTGATAACAACGATGAAGCTTTACAATCTGAATTTGGTGCAACTTAA
- a CDS encoding lipoate--protein ligase family protein has product MYSKQVWRLIPLLEAAGNVQMAIDNWLLEQHQSGKHPSTLRFYTWSPSAISLGYHQRQYPEYWQNLTWQGQKLDLVQRPTGGRAVLHQGDLTYTVVTSGITGSRLQVYEKICEFLIQGWRSLGVELHYGTEGRGYIHNPNCFGTATSADLVLPDGAKLIGSAQLRRSRAILQHGSIRLQPDAELFAQVFGAESFTTVQLPQSLSVEKIIADLIIAASDCFDMQIELQPLSPSEWEEILAKL; this is encoded by the coding sequence ATGTATAGCAAGCAGGTGTGGCGACTAATTCCTTTGCTAGAGGCGGCTGGTAATGTGCAAATGGCCATTGACAACTGGTTACTAGAACAGCACCAGTCTGGAAAGCATCCCTCCACTTTGCGCTTTTATACCTGGTCGCCATCTGCCATTTCTCTTGGCTATCATCAACGACAATACCCTGAATATTGGCAAAATTTGACTTGGCAAGGGCAGAAATTGGATTTAGTGCAACGCCCTACTGGTGGACGGGCGGTATTACACCAAGGTGATTTAACTTACACTGTAGTCACATCTGGAATTACGGGTAGTCGCCTCCAGGTGTATGAAAAGATTTGTGAGTTTTTGATTCAAGGGTGGCGATCGCTTGGCGTAGAATTACATTACGGTACAGAAGGGCGAGGTTACATCCACAACCCTAACTGTTTTGGTACAGCAACCAGTGCAGATTTAGTTCTGCCAGATGGTGCCAAACTCATTGGTAGCGCTCAACTGCGACGTAGTAGGGCAATTTTGCAACATGGCTCCATTCGTTTGCAACCCGATGCTGAACTGTTTGCTCAAGTATTTGGTGCAGAATCTTTTACGACTGTACAACTACCTCAAAGCCTGAGTGTGGAAAAGATTATTGCAGATTTAATCATCGCCGCTAGTGATTGTTTTGATATGCAGATAGAGTTACAACCCCTCTCGCCCTCTGAGTGGGAAGAAATTTTGGCAAAACTATGA
- the rppA gene encoding two-component system response regulator RppA, whose product MRILLVDDEVELTEPLSRLLTREGYVVDAAFDGTSGSEYAQAGSYDLLILDWMLPGKTGLEICQQLRQQGKTTPVLFLTAKDTLDDRVQGLDAGADDYLVKPFELRELLARVRALLRRSGSQTYETTTGRLTVADLELDCENQVAYRQGRIIELSQKESQLLQYFMEHTGQLMTHAQIMENLWQESEQPSSNVIAALIRLLRRKIEVGRETALIHTVYGKGYRFGASSVESV is encoded by the coding sequence ATGAGAATTTTATTAGTTGATGATGAAGTTGAACTAACTGAACCCTTGAGTCGCTTGTTAACTCGTGAGGGTTACGTTGTGGATGCCGCTTTCGATGGCACAAGTGGCAGCGAATATGCACAAGCAGGCAGTTATGACCTACTAATTTTAGATTGGATGCTGCCAGGAAAAACCGGGTTAGAGATTTGTCAGCAATTGCGACAACAAGGCAAAACCACTCCCGTGCTGTTTCTCACAGCTAAAGATACTCTCGATGACCGCGTACAAGGTTTAGATGCTGGTGCTGATGACTATTTAGTTAAACCTTTTGAACTGCGTGAGTTACTCGCTAGAGTCCGTGCTTTATTGCGTCGTTCTGGCTCCCAAACCTATGAAACCACCACCGGACGTTTAACCGTCGCTGATTTAGAACTAGATTGTGAAAATCAAGTCGCCTATCGCCAAGGACGAATCATTGAGTTATCGCAAAAAGAAAGCCAGTTGCTGCAATATTTTATGGAACACACTGGACAACTAATGACTCATGCCCAAATTATGGAAAATTTGTGGCAAGAGTCAGAACAACCTAGTAGTAATGTGATTGCAGCATTAATTCGTTTGCTGCGTCGTAAGATTGAGGTAGGTAGAGAAACTGCACTGATTCACACAGTCTACGGCAAAGGCTATCGTTTCGGTGCTTCTTCAGTGGAGTCAGTTTAG